A section of the Prionailurus bengalensis isolate Pbe53 chromosome C2, Fcat_Pben_1.1_paternal_pri, whole genome shotgun sequence genome encodes:
- the LOC122492059 gene encoding protein transport protein Sec61 subunit gamma-like: MDQVMQFVEPSRQFVKDSIRLVKRCTKPDRKEFQKIAMATAIGFAIMGFIGFFVKLIHIPIDNIIAGG; this comes from the coding sequence ATGGATCAGGTAATGCAGTTCGTTGAGCCGAGTCGGCAGTTTGTGAAGGACTCAATTCGGCTGGTCAAAAGGTGCACTAAACCTGATAGGAAAGAATTCCAGAAGATTGCCATGGCAACAGCAATAGGATTTGCTATAATGGGATTCATTGGCTTTTTTGTGAAATTGATCCATATCCCTATTGATAACATCATTGCTGGTGGCTGA